The DNA sequence TATTCTACTTTACTTAAAAATTTTCTCTGTAATTTTTCTAAATAAGCTGTTTTATAATAAATCCAAAAAAAAATTATAATAAATAATAACCACCCACCTTTTATAAATAAAGTATATGGTAAAATAAACGGATTTGTATTTATAAGTTTTACTACTGGATCAAAAGCTATTTGAATTTGCATTTTGTTTTTATTTTATAGATACCTTTTTTCAAAATTAATAGCGTTATTTTCATAACACTATTAATTATATCAGAATACTTTTATTTTGATAAATTATTATTTGTTGTTTTATTTAGAACCTTCATAATAATACTTACCTTCTTTATTTTTCTTTACGTTTTTGTTGTTTATTATAGCTAAATTTATAGTTGTTTTTTTGACAAGTTTTTTCTCGGATACTTTTTTTATAAGTTCATCTTTGGACATTGGACCATTCTCTTTTAGAACTTTTTCTACTACTTCAGTTACTTTTCCTGGTTCATAACCCCATTTTTTTAGAGCATATATTCCGCGACCCACTAAGACATATTTGTCATCTAATATTAATTCATTATGAATAGTAGCAGGATGAGCAATTTTTTTATCAAAATTCATTTTGTTTATTTCATCTGCTATATCTTTGAAATGTAATGGTTTGTTTAAGTTTTTCATTATCAAATATATCTTATCACTCATTCTCTTTGGAATTATAGATTTCCAATCTGAAAGACCTAAATCCCCTAATGGATTTTCTTGAATTTTTTTACTAGGATTTAAATAATTTAATAGTATATTTTCATTTATTTTATCATTTTTAAAATTTATATCTTGTTCGTTTTCATATGTTTGCCATAATTCGTCCCTATGTATTGTTTGATTTCTTTTATTAAATAATTCTACAATTTTATTTATAGCATCATAAAATTCTTCCAAATCATGATTTTTTACTCTATATATAGATAAAAATTCATCATTTTCTTTTTCTGTTAAATATTTATCAGATAATACTTTATCTATTAAGAATTTTATTACATTGTAATCTATTTCATCATTTTGCTTATCTTCTAATATTTTTTTAATAAGTGTATCTTCACCCAAAACTCCAAGATATTCAGATAATGTATCATTTATAATACCATCTAAATATTTAATAGTAT is a window from the Patescibacteria group bacterium genome containing:
- a CDS encoding sigma factor-like helix-turn-helix DNA-binding protein, whose product is MIDKSENSILEKVIASNKEKAKFEFDPKQIVADLLKNLNDREKEIISKRYSLKDNEKATLDSIGKTYNITRERVRQIENIAIKKIKNISDKIDTIKYLDGIINDTLSEYLGVLGEDTLIKKILEDKQNDEIDYNVIKFLIDKVLSDKYLTEKENDEFLSIYRVKNHDLEEFYDAINKIVELFNKRNQTIHRDELWQTYENEQDINFKNDKINENILLNYLNPSKKIQENPLGDLGLSDWKSIIPKRMSDKIYLIMKNLNKPLHFKDIADEINKMNFDKKIAHPATIHNELILDDKYVLVGRGIYALKKWGYEPGKVTEVVEKVLKENGPMSKDELIKKVSEKKLVKKTTINLAIINNKNVKKNKEGKYYYEGSK